ATACCCTGATCGACAACATGGCCCAACGCAGGCAGGACCACATCAACTGGGTCAACACCCTGAAAGACCAGGTTTTCAACGAAAAGCCCATCACTGTCCAGACCGATCCCAGCAAGTGCAAATTTGGTCTCTGGTACGATAAATTCCAAACGGACAACCTCAATCTCCGAAAATATATGGACCGCTTTGACGAGCCCCATAAGGCAATCCACCATGTGGCCATTGAGGCAGCAGAGATGGTCAAGGCGGGTCGCCCGGAAGATGCCAAAAAGCTGGTCAACGAGACCGAATCCGGCGTTTTGGTGCGCCTGCTTCAGCTCTTCGACGGCATCTCCGAGTTGGTGCAACGCTATCTGATGGAGTATGCCATTGCCGTGGAGATCGAAGGCAACCGGTTTGCCGTGGCTGTGGACGACATCAATTTTTTCAACACCCTTGACCATATCCAACATCCCCTGCCATCGGGTATCTCCACCAATGGTGAAGCGGGCATTGTGCAAGCCATTGGCCGCTATCAGGAAGAGGGAAAAGAGGATATGAACGACGTGATGCTTCTGGATATGGATCGCATCTTAAAC
The genomic region above belongs to Magnetococcales bacterium and contains:
- a CDS encoding chemotaxis protein CheW, with the translated sequence MNQEASEGGEMNQEASEGGTLNQKTPKMSPFPIDGNYLVFTVNRRSYGVKGTDVVSVINMPSATAIPNMPGEMRGVIDFQDNGIPLLDLRLIFGDESRVLETDTLIDNMAQRRQDHINWVNTLKDQVFNEKPITVQTDPSKCKFGLWYDKFQTDNLNLRKYMDRFDEPHKAIHHVAIEAAEMVKAGRPEDAKKLVNETESGVLVRLLQLFDGISELVQRYLMEYAIAVEIEGNRFAVAVDDINFFNTLDHIQHPLPSGISTNGEAGIVQAIGRYQEEGKEDMNDVMLLDMDRILNRTGLAN